In the genome of Populus alba chromosome 11, ASM523922v2, whole genome shotgun sequence, one region contains:
- the LOC118049034 gene encoding cysteine-rich receptor-like protein kinase 44, which produces MLGIQIRHIKLATNDFSCMIISLDNGGFGAVYKGILADGQAIAVKRLSSNSGQGEVEFKNEVRLLAKLDHRNLVRLLGFCLEGTEKLLIYEFVPNSSLDQFIHDPNKTIHPGLGRRRYKIIEGIARGISVPASRFSAPDYSS; this is translated from the exons ATGCTGGGAATTCAAATTCGCCACATCAAACTTGCAACAAACGACTTCTCTTGCATGATAATAAGCTTGGACAATGGTGGTTTTGGTGCTGTTTACAAG GGTATACTTGCAGACGGACAAGCTATAGCTGTAAAGAGATTATCAAGTAATTCTGGGCAAGGAGAAGTTGAATTTAAGAATGAGGTACGGCTACTAGCCAAACTTGATCACCGGAATCTTGTTAGGTTACTGGGGTTCTGCTTGGAAGGAACAGAAAAGCTTCTAATCTACGAGTTTGTGCCTAATTCAAGTCTCGATCAATTTATACATG ATCCAAACAAAACGATTCATCCTGGATTGGGGAGAAGGCGCTACAAAATCATAGAAGGCATAGCTAGAGGGATTTCTGTACCTGCATCAAGATTCTCAGCTCCGGATTATTCATCGTGA
- the LOC140956150 gene encoding cysteine-rich receptor-like protein kinase 14, which produces MGSKTIVSLLFHVIIVSIALTRAEVCYNTGNFTANSTYAKNRDLVLRSLSANVTANGGFYNTTIGLGNDTVYGLVLCMASPSAENCSSCVNSAIQTLMAACPNQKEAISWGGNPVPCITVSTILEWFGRNGKKRFHGLIQAYASS; this is translated from the exons ATGGGCTCTAAAACTATCGtctctcttcttttccatgTTATTATCGTAAGCATCGCTCTTACCAGAGCTGAAGTCTGTTATAACACAGGAAACTTTACAGCTAATAGCACCTACGCAAAAAACCGAGACCTTGTTCTCCGTTCACTATCTGCCAATGTCACAGCCAATGGGGGTTTCTATAATACTACAATAGGTTTAGGCAATGACACAGTTTATGGTCTTGTGCTCTGTATGGCTTCCCCATCAGCTGAAAATTGTTCCAGCTGCGTCAATTCTGCTATTCAAACTCTCATGGCAGCATGTCCAAACCAAAAAGAAGCAATTTCATGGGGAGGGAATCCAGTTCCATGTATT ACAGTTTCAACAATTTTGGAGTGGTTTGGGAGAAACGGTAAAAAACGCTTCCACGGGCTCATCCAGGCTTATGCCAGCAGTTGA